The window GACCGGATGGAGCCGACGGTCGACGTGGTGATCGAAGCCGACGGCGGCGACTGCCCCGTCGTGCCGGCCGACTGCCCGCTGATCCAGCCGATCGACCCGGGCGGCGGGCCGGAGCGCATCATGCAGATCGAGACGGCGGGCGTGAGCGCCACGCTGCGCGGCGTCGCGGCCACGATGCGCAGCCCCAGCGGCACGCGCGACGAGCGCATGTTCCGCCTCCGGGCCGACGGCGTCTCGCTCACCCTCGACCGGACCTACCTCTACGACGAGGCGACGATGATCGTCCGCGTCGATAACTCCGCGCCCAACATCTACGCCTACGACTCGGTCATCAAGGACGTCGGCGACATCAACGGCAACCTCGACGAGGGCCGCTTCATCGACGACCGTGGCAGCGACATGGGCGAGGTCGTGGTCACCGGCTGCACGTTCTACAACATCGTCAACCGCGTCATCCGCGACGACGGCGGCGACCTCCAGCGCCTCCGCTTCGAGCACAACACGCTCAACTACGTCCGCCGCCGCGCCGTCGAGGCCGGCGACGTCGAGGAGGCGCTCGTCCAGAACCTGATGCTCGTCAACGTCGGCTTCCAGGGGGCTGACGCGGGCGAGATCAACTCGATGATCTCGCTCGACTCGACCGGGACGGGCACCGAGAACCACCTCGTCCGCAACGTCAACTTCTACGTCGACCCGTCGATCATAGAGAACCCCGACGGCGAGATCCAGCTCCTCAACAGCGTCGCCCGCGACGCCAACGACGGGTTCGAGGAGACGCTCCTGGAGGAGGTCGTCACCTTCGCCGACGGGCCGACCGCGTTCTTCGACTTCGCCGGCGAGCCGTTCGACTTCAGCTACGCCGGCAGCTTCGACTCGTTCAGCGCCTCGACCGGCGGGCAGCCGCTCGGCGCGCTCATCTGGTTCGGCCTCGAAGTAGACGCCGAGGACGGGGCCGCCCCGACCGGGTTTGCCTTCGCTGGAGCTGCGCCGAACCCGTTCGCCGCCCGCACCGCGCTCGCCTTCACGCTTGACCGGGCAGCGGACGTGCGACTCGACGTGTTCGACCTCCTCGGCCGCCGCGTCGCCACGCTCGCCGAGGGGCCGCACGCCGCCGGCACGCACACCGCGACGTTCGACGCCCGCGCGCTCCCGGCCGGGGTCTACCTCGCCCGCCTCAGCGCTGACGGCCAGACGGCGACGCGCAAGCTGACGCTGCTTCGCTAGCGGGATAGCTCGGCGTGGAGGGAACGGAGGGTGGGGAGGGCACCTGCGCTCAGGCAGTGCATGAACGACGAAACTGAACCCTCCCTGCCCTCCCCTCCTTCCACGCCCCCATAAGCCTACTATGCTCCACCTCGCCCTCTTCATCCTCCTCGCTGCACCTGCCCTTGCGCAGACGCTACCCGAGCCAGCCGAGCCGTTCACGGCGGAGACAGCGCGGGCACAGGAGGAGGCCGCATGGGCCACAGTGCCGGATGTCCTCGCCCGCATCACGGTGCCGAGCTTCCCCGACCGCACCTGCCGCGTGACGGACTACGGGGCCGTGCCGGGCGACAGCGCGGACGACCGACCGGGCATCATGGGGGCGCTCCGCGACTGCGCGGCGCAGGGCGGCGGGCGCGTCGTGATCCCACCGGGCGACTGGCTCTCGAACGGGCCCGTCCACTACGAGTCAAACATCGACTTCCACCTCGAAGCTGGGGCGACGCTCCGGTTTGGGACCGACCCGGCGTTCTACACCCCGCTCGTCCTGACGCG of the Bacteroidota bacterium genome contains:
- a CDS encoding T9SS type A sorting domain-containing protein, translating into MRSLATACLALALLAAWPAAAQVDVPPTPGALNNAVNNNTTPGQVFRLQSGQTYLLTDRMEPTVDVVIEADGGDCPVVPADCPLIQPIDPGGGPERIMQIETAGVSATLRGVAATMRSPSGTRDERMFRLRADGVSLTLDRTYLYDEATMIVRVDNSAPNIYAYDSVIKDVGDINGNLDEGRFIDDRGSDMGEVVVTGCTFYNIVNRVIRDDGGDLQRLRFEHNTLNYVRRRAVEAGDVEEALVQNLMLVNVGFQGADAGEINSMISLDSTGTGTENHLVRNVNFYVDPSIIENPDGEIQLLNSVARDANDGFEETLLEEVVTFADGPTAFFDFAGEPFDFSYAGSFDSFSASTGGQPLGALIWFGLEVDAEDGAAPTGFAFAGAAPNPFAARTALAFTLDRAADVRLDVFDLLGRRVATLAEGPHAAGTHTATFDARALPAGVYLARLSADGQTATRKLTLLR